A single window of Cataglyphis hispanica isolate Lineage 1 chromosome 2, ULB_Chis1_1.0, whole genome shotgun sequence DNA harbors:
- the LOC126858737 gene encoding uncharacterized protein LOC126858737 isoform X1, producing the protein MSPSPTANRSFLHGNGKTALISDKVVYATLDSLALKRTRLPLQLLPVDSDNIADNTEKSDKEKRFVNGKTLPNKRPTYKVKSGASHQWKSYSKCQAFSLTKSENQSTCATRISDSGTKSNIENIPKEEIQTQTEAIEATMESLSFTSPFIKEESCTQDLQSDNNDDLKYPQIEPKNPCMYIKITENQREKKKYCIKRKDSNSSSDYEKMDIIDYKTSTFDGTPKIDPAIPNETILEPLTHIYKIEKNIPITSKIAGKSQSVNDLAIRESTYENPSEYLQNMESSTSDEDDNAFSRYKKKKRRFTRNVFHYVPRHLVKQPKKKKKSKKKYALGSSLSSLQMTSFSKTQGTCTGIRNLSREELKGVIISSPTNFVHVASATNPSLVRDTNVGFGLEQVVITHQQICASLPLLVGKDERRKSENENAERPKVTAGMSPDVISKQSKENQSAFESVTDKSDRINYAEIKSNFSRDLQAAKVLESGQVVKIAIENQADSLEGEMYEPVCETSPRAPPRANCSFLWSNHRAKTFPDKRDVSATCHALKENDEGVDSEEYDDVGPSNFAAQAESDYDDVGPPMARSEIEEINTADAKDCDEIYDDVVPLSFKQNGTTVIDESNYLIPEVDEEGVSSRKPLMELRATYKDRAANASQCFASTTEDDQYFTSINNEYSSVDCESHLSEEERDELGVYDDVGLPPSEERVNSLYAGSAPGSVLGLTSMNGKESEWEDLEEVSSASQCPCQTNDPCEKGTDGQSAWSKKKFAQRWSRNARRQRSRRSRRSIKATVMTRTTHDTAVDDSVSDDSTYESLYSCQPDDFSSDSETETSGKRRHNVSNDCVITNTDLECPTRPTPPPPREASLTQTLGRRIKMLRRTWSITKGSLGRIRRRTSVDESGFDDKESGNEHHSNDTGKYFNFRLRHFRKSIASPSTFYLDENDKNDNVCGARNNNNSTVKEAIYTNSQYMGSGSDDSKTSGDIDHYSVLADQEPLYQFYAAAVARVAFESDSEGYEEVEDTIWKTEPVATNLARSGQRMLWCHTPQVIHSGLLQKLTTEEKKIQEAKFEILTSEASYLNSLRVLENEFLSNHILINEILTPIERQRLFGGVPSVLSTSQKFLAELEAIWREDPMLSGLSEILLKHAEKCQATYVAYCSNQVSIDTTLKELNRTRKGVKFLEAIKRIEMRPACQNLSLHSFLMLPMQRVTRLPLLADAIVSKLSIGNSNRASWEKVLSTLSNVVAECNEGARTAAQEAEMEALARKLEYSSKIKPILLRGKQLVRSGSVVQLSMKTDTEYKLTFGKKFNKTPLYLLLLTDYLLVTKLKSNAHDECYTVIDACKRNLLALESASEESPFAGRNAMMLTLLENHSGRHVEYVLTCENNTERERWLEAVSPPKRGLVGETLYESWDCPQVVAKYPYLPNQPDELSLQSGDVINVLRKMADGWYHGEKLLDGEQGWFPANYTKEVASEHVRARNLKQRHRLLALSSSVIQQRRARQNQGIH; encoded by the exons ATGAGTCCTTCGCCTACGGCAAATCGGAGTTTCCTGCATGGGAACGGCAAGACTGCCCTGATCTCCGACAAAGTCGTTTACGCCACACTTGACAGCTTAGCTCTGAAGCGAACGAGATTGCCTCTTCAATTGCTTCCCGTGGACAGCGATAATATTGCAGACAACACGGAAAAATCAGACAAAGAAAAGCGATTCGTCAATGGAAAGACTTTGCCCAACAAACGACCAACTTATAAG GTGAAATCCGGAGCGAGTCATCAGTGGAAAAGTTACTCCAAGTGCCAGGCCTTCTCTTTAACCAAGTCGGAGAACCAGTCGACTTGTGCCACCAGGATATCAGATTCCGGTACCAAAAGCAATATTGAGAATATCCCAAAAGAGGAAATTCAGACCCAAACGGAAGCCATTGAAGCGACTATGGAAAGTTTATCCTTTACAAGTccatttataaaagaagaatctTGCACTCAAGATTTGCAGAGTGATAATAacgatgatttaaaatatccgCAGATAGAACCAAAAAATCCTTGTATGTATATCAAGATTACTGAAAATcaacgcgagaaaaaaaaatactgtatCAAAAGAAAAGACTCTAATTCATCCAGCGATTACGAAAAAATggatataatagattataaaacatCTACATTTGATGGGACACCTAAAATTGATCCTGCAATACCAAATGAAACAATTCTTGAGCCCCTAACGCATATTTacaaaatcgagaaaaatattccaatcACTTCTAAGATAGCCGGAAAGTCGCAGTCCGTAAATGATCTGGCTATCAGAGAGTCCACGTACGAAAATCCTTCGGAATATTTGCAGAACATGGAATCAAGTACGAGCGATGAGGATGATAACGCGTTCTcgagatataagaaaaagaagagacgaTTTACCAGAAACGTATTCCACTATGTACCGCGGCACTTGGTAAAGCAgccaaagaaaaagaagaagtcgAAAAAGAAGTACGCTCTGGGCAGCTCGCTGAGTTCGTTGCAAATGACGTCCTTCTCAAAGACTCAGGGCACCTGCACCGGGATCAGAAACTTATCGAGGGAGGAACTGAAGGGCGTGATCATCTCGTCGCCTACAAACTTTGTCCATGTGGCATCCGCCACGAATCCCAGTCTGGTTCGCGACACCAACGTCGGGTTCGGCTTGGAGCAGGTTGTGATTACTCATCAGCAGATATGTGCATCTTTGCCTCTACTCGTTGGAAAGGACGAGCGACGCAAGTCTGAGAACGAGAACGCTGAACGGCCCAAGGTTACCGCAGGAATGTCTCCCGATGTGATTTCCAAGCAATCCAAAGAAAACCAATCAGCTTTCGAAAGTGTCACAG ATAAGAGCGATCGAATCAACTACGCCGAGATAAAGAGCAACTTCTCGAGAGACTTGCAGGCGGCGAAAGTTTTGGAGTCTGGCCAGGTGGTGAAAATCGCGATTGAAAATCAGGCCGATTCGCTAGAAGGCGAAATGTACGAACCCGTCTGTGAGACTTCTCCTCGGGCACCGCCGCGGGCCAACTGCAGCTTTCTGTGGAGCAATCATCGTGCCAAGACTTTTCCGGATAAGCGCGACGTATCCGCTACGTGCCATGCCTTGAAGGAAAACGACGAGGGCGTTGATAGCGAGGAATACGATGATGTCGGACCGTCTAACTTCGCCGCTCAAGCG GAGTCCGATTATGACGACGTGGGTCCCCCAATGGCTCGCTCCGAGATAGAAGAAATTAACACCGCTGATGCCAAAGACTGCGACGAGATTTATGACGACGTGGTGCCGCTTAGCTTTAAACAGAACGGTACAACAGTCATCGACGAGAGCAATTATCTGATTCCGGAGGTTGATGAAGAAGGAGTATCGAGCAGGAAGCCGCTCATGGAATTGCGAGCGACGTACAAGGATCGCGCGGCAAATGCGTCGCAATGTTTCGCTTCGACAACCGAGGACGATCAGTATTTCACGTCGATAAACAATGAATATTCCAGCGTAGACTGCGAGAGTCATCTGAGCGAGGAGGAGCGGGACGAGCTGGGTGTGTATGACGACGTCGGCCTGCCGCCAAGCGAGGAACGTGTCAATAGCCTTTACGCTGGCTCCGCACCCGGCTCTGTCTTAGGATTGACCTCGATGAACGGCAAGGAATCCGAGTGGGAGGACCTGGAAGAAGTCTCGAGCGCCTCGCAGTGCCCTTGTCAGACCAATGATCCATG CGAAAAGGGGACCGATGGGCAAAGCGCATGGAGCAAGAAGAAATTTGCTCAGCGATGGTCGCGGAATGCCAGGAGACAACGGTCCAGGAGATCTCGCAGAAGTATCAAGGCGACTGTGATGACAAGAACGACCCACGACACTGCAGTTGACG atagtGTTTCCGACGACAGCACGTATGAGAGCCTATATTCCTGCCAGCCAGATGATTTCAGCAGCGACTCGGAAACGGAAACGAGTGGTAAACGGCGTCACAATGTATCGAACGATTGCGTTATCACCAACACTGATTTGGAATGCCCTACGAGACCGACTCCGCCGCCGCCAAGAGAGGCCAGTCTAACACAAACCCTGGGTAGGCGAATAAAGATGCTGCGCAGGACCTGGAGTATCACGAAGGGCAGTCTCGGCAGGATAAGACGGCGAACATCCGTAGACGAGTCCGGCTTTGACGATAAGGAATCCGGCAACGAGCATCACAGCAATGATaccggaaaatatttcaactttcGTTTGAGGCATTTCCGAAAGAGCATCGCTAGCCCATCGACTTTCTATCTCGAtgagaatgataaaaatgacaaCGTTTGCGGTGCTCGTAATAATAACAACAGCACTGTCAAGGAAGCTATTTACACCAACAGCCAATATATGGGAAGCGGCAGCGATGATTCCAAGACTTCGGGCGACATCG ATCATTACAGTGTACTCGCCGATCAAGAACCTCTCTACCAATTTTACGCGGCCGCAGTGGCTCGTGTTGCTTTCGAGTCGGATTCTGAGGGCTATGAGGAg GTGGAAGATACGATATGGAAAACAGAACCAGTTGCAACGAATCTTGCCAGATCAGGACAAAGAATGCTCTGGTGTCATACCCCACAAGTAATACACAGTGGCCTCTTGC agaaactAACAACGGAGGAAAAGAAGATTCAAGAGGCAAAGTTCGAGATCTTGACCTCCGAAGCGTCGTACTTAAATTCCCTTCGAGTTCTAGAAAACGAGTTCCTCAGTAATCATATACTAATAAACGAAATCCTGACGCCGATCGAGAGGCAGAGATTGTTCGGCGGGGTGCCGAGCGTGTTATCGACGTCGCAAAAATTCCTAGCTGAATTGGAAGCTATATGGAGGGAAGATCCGATGCTATCGGGCTTATCGGAGATTTTGCTGAAGCACGCCGAAAAATGTCAGGCCACATACGTGGCTTATTGTTCGAATCAAGTCAGCATAGACACGACACTCAAAGAACTCAA CAGAACTCGAAAAGGCGTAAAGTTCTTGGAAGCTATCAAACGTATAGAAATGCGTCCAGCGTGTCAAAATCTATCTCTGCATTCCTTTCTAATGCTACCAATGCAACGTGTTACGAG ATTACCCTTATTAGCTGACGCTATTGTTTCCAAATTATCGATTGGAAATTCAAACAGAGCATCTTGGGAAAAAGTTCTATCAACTTTGAGCAACGTCGTTGCCGAATGCAACGAAGGTGCTCGAACTGCTGCTCAAGAAGCCGAGATGGAAGCTTTAGCGAG GAAATTAGAATATTCGTCGAAAATTAAACCAATTTTGCTAAGGGGTAAGCAGTTAGTTAGAAGTGGATCGGTCGTACAGTTGTCGATGAAGACTGACACCGAATATAAGCTCACATTCGGGAAGAAGTTTAACAAGACACCACTCTACCTTCTATTACTCACTGATTATCTTCTAGTcacgaaattaaaatctaa TGCTCACGACGAATGCTATACCGTCATAGACGCATGCAAAAGGAATCTTCTGGCCCTGGAGTCAGCTTCCGAAGAATCACCATTTGCTGGACGGAACGCTATGATGCTGACTCTTCTGGAGAATCATTCCGGCCGTCATGTGGAATATGTCTTGACATGTGAAAATAATACTGAAAGAGAACGATGGCTGGAGGCTGTTTCGCCACCCAAACGTGGCTTAGTTGGTGAAACGTTATATGAATCCTGGGACTGTCCGCAAGTAGTGGCCAAGTACCCGTATTTACCAAATCAACCAGACGAATTATCGTTGCAGTCag GGGACGTGATAAATGTATTGAGAAAAATGGCAGATGGTTGGTATCATGGTGAAAAATTGTTGGATGGTGAACAAGGATGGTTCCCGGCGAACTATACGAAAGAGGTGGCATCCGAACACGTACGTGCGCGGAATCTGAAGCAACGACACCGTCTCTTGGCACTCAGCAGCAGCGTGATACAACAAAGAAGAGCGAGACAGAATCAGGGAATTcattga
- the LOC126858737 gene encoding uncharacterized protein LOC126858737 isoform X2 → MSPSPTANRSFLHGNGKTALISDKVVYATLDSLALKRTRLPLQLLPVDSDNIADNTEKSDKEKRFVNGKTLPNKRPTYKVKSGASHQWKSYSKCQAFSLTKSENQSTCATRISDSGTKSNIENIPKEEIQTQTEAIEATMESLSFTSPFIKEESCTQDLQSDNNDDLKYPQIEPKNPCMYIKITENQREKKKYCIKRKDSNSSSDYEKMDIIDYKTSTFDGTPKIDPAIPNETILEPLTHIYKIEKNIPITSKIAGKSQSVNDLAIRESTYENPSEYLQNMESSTSDEDDNAFSRYKKKKRRFTRNVFHYVPRHLVKQPKKKKKSKKKYALGSSLSSLQMTSFSKTQGTCTGIRNLSREELKGVIISSPTNFVHVASATNPSLVRDTNVGFGLEQVVITHQQICASLPLLVGKDERRKSENENAERPKVTAGMSPDVISKQSKENQSAFESVTDKSDRINYAEIKSNFSRDLQAAKVLESGQVVKIAIENQADSLEGEMYEPVCETSPRAPPRANCSFLWSNHRAKTFPDKRDVSATCHALKENDEGVDSEEYDDVGPSNFAAQAESDYDDVGPPMARSEIEEINTADAKDCDEIYDDVVPLSFKQNGTTVIDESNYLIPEVDEEGVSSRKPLMELRATYKDRAANASQCFASTTEDDQYFTSINNEYSSVDCESHLSEEERDELGVYDDVGLPPSEERVNSLYAGSAPGSVLGLTSMNGKESEWEDLEEVSSASQCPCQTNDPCEKGTDGQSAWSKKKFAQRWSRNARRQRSRRSRRSIKATVMTRTTHDTAVDDSVSDDSTYESLYSCQPDDFSSDSETETSGKRRHNVSNDCVITNTDLECPTRPTPPPPREASLTQTLGRRIKMLRRTWSITKGSLGRIRRRTSVDESGFDDKESGNEHHSNDTGKYFNFRLRHFRKSIASPSTFYLDENDKNDNVCGARNNNNSTVKEAIYTNSQYMGSGSDDSKTSGDIDHYSVLADQEPLYQFYAAAVARVAFESDSEGYEEVEDTIWKTEPVATNLARSGQRMLWCHTPQVIHSGLLQKLTTEEKKIQEAKFEILTSEASYLNSLRVLENEFLSNHILINEILTPIERQRLFGGVPSVLSTSQKFLAELEAIWREDPMLSGLSEILLKHAEKCQATYVAYCSNQVSIDTTLKELKTRKGVKFLEAIKRIEMRPACQNLSLHSFLMLPMQRVTRLPLLADAIVSKLSIGNSNRASWEKVLSTLSNVVAECNEGARTAAQEAEMEALARKLEYSSKIKPILLRGKQLVRSGSVVQLSMKTDTEYKLTFGKKFNKTPLYLLLLTDYLLVTKLKSNAHDECYTVIDACKRNLLALESASEESPFAGRNAMMLTLLENHSGRHVEYVLTCENNTERERWLEAVSPPKRGLVGETLYESWDCPQVVAKYPYLPNQPDELSLQSGDVINVLRKMADGWYHGEKLLDGEQGWFPANYTKEVASEHVRARNLKQRHRLLALSSSVIQQRRARQNQGIH, encoded by the exons ATGAGTCCTTCGCCTACGGCAAATCGGAGTTTCCTGCATGGGAACGGCAAGACTGCCCTGATCTCCGACAAAGTCGTTTACGCCACACTTGACAGCTTAGCTCTGAAGCGAACGAGATTGCCTCTTCAATTGCTTCCCGTGGACAGCGATAATATTGCAGACAACACGGAAAAATCAGACAAAGAAAAGCGATTCGTCAATGGAAAGACTTTGCCCAACAAACGACCAACTTATAAG GTGAAATCCGGAGCGAGTCATCAGTGGAAAAGTTACTCCAAGTGCCAGGCCTTCTCTTTAACCAAGTCGGAGAACCAGTCGACTTGTGCCACCAGGATATCAGATTCCGGTACCAAAAGCAATATTGAGAATATCCCAAAAGAGGAAATTCAGACCCAAACGGAAGCCATTGAAGCGACTATGGAAAGTTTATCCTTTACAAGTccatttataaaagaagaatctTGCACTCAAGATTTGCAGAGTGATAATAacgatgatttaaaatatccgCAGATAGAACCAAAAAATCCTTGTATGTATATCAAGATTACTGAAAATcaacgcgagaaaaaaaaatactgtatCAAAAGAAAAGACTCTAATTCATCCAGCGATTACGAAAAAATggatataatagattataaaacatCTACATTTGATGGGACACCTAAAATTGATCCTGCAATACCAAATGAAACAATTCTTGAGCCCCTAACGCATATTTacaaaatcgagaaaaatattccaatcACTTCTAAGATAGCCGGAAAGTCGCAGTCCGTAAATGATCTGGCTATCAGAGAGTCCACGTACGAAAATCCTTCGGAATATTTGCAGAACATGGAATCAAGTACGAGCGATGAGGATGATAACGCGTTCTcgagatataagaaaaagaagagacgaTTTACCAGAAACGTATTCCACTATGTACCGCGGCACTTGGTAAAGCAgccaaagaaaaagaagaagtcgAAAAAGAAGTACGCTCTGGGCAGCTCGCTGAGTTCGTTGCAAATGACGTCCTTCTCAAAGACTCAGGGCACCTGCACCGGGATCAGAAACTTATCGAGGGAGGAACTGAAGGGCGTGATCATCTCGTCGCCTACAAACTTTGTCCATGTGGCATCCGCCACGAATCCCAGTCTGGTTCGCGACACCAACGTCGGGTTCGGCTTGGAGCAGGTTGTGATTACTCATCAGCAGATATGTGCATCTTTGCCTCTACTCGTTGGAAAGGACGAGCGACGCAAGTCTGAGAACGAGAACGCTGAACGGCCCAAGGTTACCGCAGGAATGTCTCCCGATGTGATTTCCAAGCAATCCAAAGAAAACCAATCAGCTTTCGAAAGTGTCACAG ATAAGAGCGATCGAATCAACTACGCCGAGATAAAGAGCAACTTCTCGAGAGACTTGCAGGCGGCGAAAGTTTTGGAGTCTGGCCAGGTGGTGAAAATCGCGATTGAAAATCAGGCCGATTCGCTAGAAGGCGAAATGTACGAACCCGTCTGTGAGACTTCTCCTCGGGCACCGCCGCGGGCCAACTGCAGCTTTCTGTGGAGCAATCATCGTGCCAAGACTTTTCCGGATAAGCGCGACGTATCCGCTACGTGCCATGCCTTGAAGGAAAACGACGAGGGCGTTGATAGCGAGGAATACGATGATGTCGGACCGTCTAACTTCGCCGCTCAAGCG GAGTCCGATTATGACGACGTGGGTCCCCCAATGGCTCGCTCCGAGATAGAAGAAATTAACACCGCTGATGCCAAAGACTGCGACGAGATTTATGACGACGTGGTGCCGCTTAGCTTTAAACAGAACGGTACAACAGTCATCGACGAGAGCAATTATCTGATTCCGGAGGTTGATGAAGAAGGAGTATCGAGCAGGAAGCCGCTCATGGAATTGCGAGCGACGTACAAGGATCGCGCGGCAAATGCGTCGCAATGTTTCGCTTCGACAACCGAGGACGATCAGTATTTCACGTCGATAAACAATGAATATTCCAGCGTAGACTGCGAGAGTCATCTGAGCGAGGAGGAGCGGGACGAGCTGGGTGTGTATGACGACGTCGGCCTGCCGCCAAGCGAGGAACGTGTCAATAGCCTTTACGCTGGCTCCGCACCCGGCTCTGTCTTAGGATTGACCTCGATGAACGGCAAGGAATCCGAGTGGGAGGACCTGGAAGAAGTCTCGAGCGCCTCGCAGTGCCCTTGTCAGACCAATGATCCATG CGAAAAGGGGACCGATGGGCAAAGCGCATGGAGCAAGAAGAAATTTGCTCAGCGATGGTCGCGGAATGCCAGGAGACAACGGTCCAGGAGATCTCGCAGAAGTATCAAGGCGACTGTGATGACAAGAACGACCCACGACACTGCAGTTGACG atagtGTTTCCGACGACAGCACGTATGAGAGCCTATATTCCTGCCAGCCAGATGATTTCAGCAGCGACTCGGAAACGGAAACGAGTGGTAAACGGCGTCACAATGTATCGAACGATTGCGTTATCACCAACACTGATTTGGAATGCCCTACGAGACCGACTCCGCCGCCGCCAAGAGAGGCCAGTCTAACACAAACCCTGGGTAGGCGAATAAAGATGCTGCGCAGGACCTGGAGTATCACGAAGGGCAGTCTCGGCAGGATAAGACGGCGAACATCCGTAGACGAGTCCGGCTTTGACGATAAGGAATCCGGCAACGAGCATCACAGCAATGATaccggaaaatatttcaactttcGTTTGAGGCATTTCCGAAAGAGCATCGCTAGCCCATCGACTTTCTATCTCGAtgagaatgataaaaatgacaaCGTTTGCGGTGCTCGTAATAATAACAACAGCACTGTCAAGGAAGCTATTTACACCAACAGCCAATATATGGGAAGCGGCAGCGATGATTCCAAGACTTCGGGCGACATCG ATCATTACAGTGTACTCGCCGATCAAGAACCTCTCTACCAATTTTACGCGGCCGCAGTGGCTCGTGTTGCTTTCGAGTCGGATTCTGAGGGCTATGAGGAg GTGGAAGATACGATATGGAAAACAGAACCAGTTGCAACGAATCTTGCCAGATCAGGACAAAGAATGCTCTGGTGTCATACCCCACAAGTAATACACAGTGGCCTCTTGC agaaactAACAACGGAGGAAAAGAAGATTCAAGAGGCAAAGTTCGAGATCTTGACCTCCGAAGCGTCGTACTTAAATTCCCTTCGAGTTCTAGAAAACGAGTTCCTCAGTAATCATATACTAATAAACGAAATCCTGACGCCGATCGAGAGGCAGAGATTGTTCGGCGGGGTGCCGAGCGTGTTATCGACGTCGCAAAAATTCCTAGCTGAATTGGAAGCTATATGGAGGGAAGATCCGATGCTATCGGGCTTATCGGAGATTTTGCTGAAGCACGCCGAAAAATGTCAGGCCACATACGTGGCTTATTGTTCGAATCAAGTCAGCATAGACACGACACTCAAAGAACTCAA AACTCGAAAAGGCGTAAAGTTCTTGGAAGCTATCAAACGTATAGAAATGCGTCCAGCGTGTCAAAATCTATCTCTGCATTCCTTTCTAATGCTACCAATGCAACGTGTTACGAG ATTACCCTTATTAGCTGACGCTATTGTTTCCAAATTATCGATTGGAAATTCAAACAGAGCATCTTGGGAAAAAGTTCTATCAACTTTGAGCAACGTCGTTGCCGAATGCAACGAAGGTGCTCGAACTGCTGCTCAAGAAGCCGAGATGGAAGCTTTAGCGAG GAAATTAGAATATTCGTCGAAAATTAAACCAATTTTGCTAAGGGGTAAGCAGTTAGTTAGAAGTGGATCGGTCGTACAGTTGTCGATGAAGACTGACACCGAATATAAGCTCACATTCGGGAAGAAGTTTAACAAGACACCACTCTACCTTCTATTACTCACTGATTATCTTCTAGTcacgaaattaaaatctaa TGCTCACGACGAATGCTATACCGTCATAGACGCATGCAAAAGGAATCTTCTGGCCCTGGAGTCAGCTTCCGAAGAATCACCATTTGCTGGACGGAACGCTATGATGCTGACTCTTCTGGAGAATCATTCCGGCCGTCATGTGGAATATGTCTTGACATGTGAAAATAATACTGAAAGAGAACGATGGCTGGAGGCTGTTTCGCCACCCAAACGTGGCTTAGTTGGTGAAACGTTATATGAATCCTGGGACTGTCCGCAAGTAGTGGCCAAGTACCCGTATTTACCAAATCAACCAGACGAATTATCGTTGCAGTCag GGGACGTGATAAATGTATTGAGAAAAATGGCAGATGGTTGGTATCATGGTGAAAAATTGTTGGATGGTGAACAAGGATGGTTCCCGGCGAACTATACGAAAGAGGTGGCATCCGAACACGTACGTGCGCGGAATCTGAAGCAACGACACCGTCTCTTGGCACTCAGCAGCAGCGTGATACAACAAAGAAGAGCGAGACAGAATCAGGGAATTcattga